The Leishmania braziliensis MHOM/BR/75/M2904 complete genome, chromosome 10 genome contains a region encoding:
- a CDS encoding GP63, leishmanolysin, whose translation MSRDRSSTHRRRSDAARLMRLAAAGLVMAVGAAAVWAQAAGHHCIHDNLQARVLQSVAQQHRPPGSVSALGLPYVSADWALADSTSPSVAHSADWGTLRILLSVEDLNDPDYYCSYVGQLVNNHAGALDMCKAEDILTDAKRNTLVGSLIPQALQLHTERLRVRQVQGSWKVTGMTGDVCGTFKVPKAHVTVGVSDADFVLYVASVPSEPGVLATAVICQTSSDGRPAVGVMNIPAAYIRSAYDQIMLRTVAHEVAHALGFDLTVFEDVGIVGDVSNLRGRDYEVPVLSSPTVAAKAREQYGCATLTYLELEDTGGGSTAGSHLKMRNAKEELMAPAVTAGYYTALTMAVFQDLGFYQVDFTKAEVMPWAYLASCDFITKKCMEDNITQWPGMFCNSTESLYRCTSDRLKIGRCIIVTHDDPLPTYFQYFTESSVGGRLTFMDFCPLVMGYSNTACDQDPSTAPSFFKEFSLFSDSSRCFDGTFRPKHSTGPPGPYNGMCAKVKCDRAHHTYSVQVRGSSGYVACTPGERLDLATLSTTFVEGSYIMCPPYVEVCQANIKGVIDFERDAADTAAV comes from the coding sequence ATGTCccgcgaccgcagcagcacgcaccggcgccgcagcgacgccgcacgcctgatgcggctcgccgcagcgggcctcgtcatggccgtcggtgccgccgccgtgtgggCGCAGGCCGCCGGCCATCACTGCATCCACGACAACCTGCAGgcccgcgtgctgcagtcggtggcgcagcagcacaggcctCCCGGCAGCGTCTCGGCCCTCGGTCTGCCCTACGTGTCCGCCGACTGGGCGCTGGCCGacagcacgtcgccgagTGTCGCGCACTCCGCGGACtggggcacgctgcgcatTCTTTTATCAGTCGAAGATCTCAACGACCCCGACTACTACTGCTCCTACGTTGGGCAGCTTGTGAACAACCACGCTGGCGCTCTCGACATGTGCAAAGCCGAGGACATCCTCACGGACGCGAAGCGCAATACACTTGTCGGCTCCCTCAtcccgcaggcgctgcagctgcacacggaGCGGCTgagggtgaggcaggtgcagggcagctggaaggtgaccggcatgacgggcgaCGTGTGCGGCACCTTCAAGGTGCCGAAGGCACACGTCACGGTAGGCGTCAGCGACGCcgacttcgtgctgtacgtTGCCTCGGTACCGAGCGAGCCAGGCGTGCTGGCGACGGCTGTGATCTGTCAGACATCCTCCGACGGCCGACCTGCCGTGGGTGTCATGAACATCCCTGCGGCCTACATTCGGTCAGCCTACGACCAAATTATGCTGCGCACCGTagcgcacgaggtggcgcacgccctcggcttcGACCTCACCGTTTTCGAGGATGTGGGGATTGTTGGTGACGTGAGCAACTTGCGTGGGAGGGACTACGAAGTTCCTGTGCTCAGCAGCCCCACGGTGGCggccaaggcgcgcgagcagtacggctgcgccaccttgacgtatctggagctggaggataCGGGTGGTGGTTCTACTGCCGGCTCGCATCTTAAGATGCGCAACGCCAAGGAAGAGCTCATGGCGCCTGCCGTGACTGCAGGGTACTACACCGCCCTGACCATGGCCGTCTTCCAGGACCTCGGCTTCTACCAGGTTGACTTCACCaaggccgaggtgatgccgtgggcCTATCTCGCCAGCTGCGACTTCATCACCAAGAAGTGCATGGAGGACaacatcacgcagtggccCGGAATGTTCTGCAACTCCACGGAGAGTTTGTATCGGTGCACCAGCGACCGCCTTAAAATCGGGAGATGCATCATAGTCACGCATGACGACCCGCTGCCGACGTACTTCCAGTACTTCACCGAATCGTCTGTCGGTGGGCGCCTAACATTCATGGACTTCTGCCCGTTAGTGATGGGCTACAGTAATACTGCTTGCGATCAGGACCCATCGACGGCACCTTCGTTTTTTAAGGAGTTCAGTCTCTTCTCCGACTCGTCGCGCTGCTTTGATGGAACCTTCAGACCGAAGCACAGCACTGGTCCCCCTGGGCCGTACAACGGCATGTGCGCCAAAGTGAAGTGCGACAGAGCCCACCACACGTACAGCGTccaggtgcgcggcagcagcggctacgtcgcatgcacgccaGGCGAGAGGCTGGACCTGGCCACCTTGAGCACCACTTTCGTGGAAGGCAGCTACATTATGTGCCCGccgtacgtggaggtgtgccaggccAACATCAAGGGAGTCATAGACTTcgagagagacgctgccgacacagcggcggtgtga